One part of the Rhizophagus irregularis chromosome 25, complete sequence genome encodes these proteins:
- a CDS encoding histone H2A, producing the protein MSTVERGDSAGRSSRGRNAENTAPPAPEEGGKTKTKQRKGAKAITTPQKVTKSVKAGLTFPVGRMSRLLKKGRYADRIGAGAPVYLAAVLEYLTAEVLELAGNAARDNKKQRIIPRHLQLAIRNDEELNILLRHVHIAEGGVLPNIHVELLPKKKGEKKTVVVGSGPVNPSPKKPKAGGKSPAVQKTA; encoded by the coding sequence ATGTCTACTGTGGAAAGAGGAGACTCCGCTGGAAGAAGCTCTCGTGGACGAAACGCTGAAAATACTGCTCCGCCCGCTCCAGAAGAAGGaggaaaaacaaaaacaaagcAGCGTAAAGGAGCAAAAGCCATAACAACACCTCAAAAGGTCACAAAAAGCGTTAAGGCAGGACTTACGTTCCCCGTTGGCCGTATGAGCCGTCTTCTCAAGAAAGGTAGATATGCTGACCGTATCGGTGCTGGTGCTCCTGTATATTTAGCTGCAGTCCTAGAATATTTAACTGCCGAAGTACTTGAACTTGCTGGAAATGCTGCAAGAGATAACAAGAAACAAAGAATTATCCCCAGGCATCTTCAATTGGCTATACGAAATGACGAAGAACTTAATATCTTGTTGAGACATGTCCATATTGCGGAGGGTGGCGTTCTTCCAAATATTCACGTCGAACTACTTCCCAAGAAGAAAGGTGAAAAGAAGACTGTCGTAGTTGGCAGTGGACCTGTAAACCCATCTCCAAAGAAACCTAAAGCCGGTGGAAAATCCCCTGCTGTTCAAAAAACggcataa